One Vulpes lagopus strain Blue_001 chromosome 18, ASM1834538v1, whole genome shotgun sequence DNA window includes the following coding sequences:
- the WFDC2 gene encoding WAP four-disulfide core domain protein 2, with the protein MPACRPGPLAGALLLGLLLLGLPRVPGGEVEKTGVCPQLQADLNCTQECVSDAQCADNLKCCQAGCATICHLPNEKQGSCPQVNTDFPQLGLCQDQCQVDSHCPGLLKCCYNGCGKVSCVTPIF; encoded by the exons ATGCCTGCCTGCCGCCCCGGTCCTCTGGCCGGCgccctgctcctgggcctgctGCTGCTCGGCCTCCCCCGGGTCCCAG GCGGAGAAGTGGAGAAGACCGGCGTGTGCCCCCAGCTACAGGCGGACCTGAACTGTACGCAGGAGTGCGTCTCGGACGCCCAATGCGCAGACAACCTCAAGTGCTGCCAGGCCGGCTGCGCCACCATTTGTCACCTGCCCAACG aaAAGCAGGGTTCCTGCCCCCAGGTGAACACTGATTTCCCCCAGCTCGGCCTCTGTCAGGACCAGTGCCAGGTGGACAGTCACTGTCCGGGCCTGTTAAAATGCTGCTACAATGGTTGCGGGAAGGTGTCCTGTGTCACTCCCATCTTCTGA
- the SPINT3 gene encoding kunitz-type protease inhibitor 3: MKFSLFLALCFLLGLVGISSLEKASAHLRQEAFQELSQTLPVLCQLPPGKGPCRGRFYRYFYNSTSSECEHFIYGGCQGNANNFETTEICLSICKPPETR, translated from the exons ATGAAGTTCAGCCTGTTCCTcgccctctgcttcctcctcggCCTGGTGGGCATCTCCAGCCTAGAAAAGGCCTCAG CCCATCTCAGGCAAGAGGCTTTCCAGGAGCTGTCCCAAACTCTGCCTGTCCTGTGCCAGCTGCCCCCAGGAAAGGGCCCCTGCAGAGGCCGCTTCTACCGGTACTTCTACAACTCTACATCCAGTGAGTGTGAACACTTCATCTATGGTGGCTGTCAGGGCAATGCCAACAATTTTGAGACCACAGAGATCTGTTTGAGTATCTGCAAGCCCCCTG AGACAAGGTAA